GAACGAGCGGAAGATTCGATCGTATGGATCTCAAAAAAGAACTCGCGATGATACAAGTCAATGTGACGGCTCTTACGGAACTCACTCATCTTTTTCTTACGGGAATGGTGGAAAGAAAGACCGGAAAAATTCTCAACGTCGCCTCCACAGCCGCGTTCCAACCGGGACCGAACATGGCGAATTATTATGCGACCAAGGCCTATGTCCTTTCTCTTTCCGAAGGAATCTATGAAGACGTCCGAAAGGACGGTGTTACGGTTACGACGCTTTGTCCCGGACCGACCAAAACCGAGTTTTTCGAAAGGGCTCAAATTACAAATTCGAAACTTCTCAATAACCCGATGGCTCCAATCATGGGCGCAAAGGAAGTCGCCGAGATCGGATACAAGGCGCTCAAAAAAGGAAAAGCGGTCGTAGTCGCCGGAACCTTAAATAAAATCCTTGCTCAGAGTGTAAGAATCACACCACGCTTTATCATTCGAAAGATCGCGAAGATCCTAAATCAAAACGGATAACAAAATGCAAGGTTCGATCCTAGATTTAGCGGTTCCATTTTTCCTGGTTCTCATTGGAATCGAAGTTTTATATTCCTATGTTTCCGGAAAAAAAGTCTATCGATGGAACGATACGATCGCCGATCTGAGCACCGGAATCCTTTTTTCTTTGACCGGTATTCTGGTTACGATCGTTTCCCTTTGGGTCTATGAGAATTTTAGAATATTCTGTTCTTTGCAAACCTTGTTCGGAGTTCCCGAAATTCCCCTCGGGCCTCCGATCGCGTGGGATCACACCGGAATCCGTTTTGATTTTAAGAATCTCGGAGGTTGGATTTTCGTATTTCTCGCGGTCGACTTCGTTTATTATTGGTTTCATCGAGCGACGCACGAGATCAATTTTTTATGGGCTTGTCACGTTACTCACCATTCGAGCGAAGAATTCAATCTTTCCGTCGCGCTCAGGCAATCCAGTTTTCAGAGAATTTTCGAATACGCGTTTAATCTGACGATCGCCTTCTTTGGAGTTCCCTGGCAGGCGTTTCTTTTTGCGCACGGAATTCTAAAAATCTATCAGTTTTGGGTGCACACACGTCTTATCGGAAAACTTGGGTTTTTAGAGGAGATTTTGGTGACGCCTTCGCATCATCGAGTGCATCACGGAAGAGATCCGAAATACATCGATAAGAATCACGGTGGAATTTTGATTTTCTGGGATCGGATTTTCGGATCGTTTGCTAGGGAAGAAGAGGAGCCGATCTACGGTCTCACAAAACCGGTCACGACCTTTGACCCGGTTTACACGAATCTTCACGTATATGAAGAGATGAGCGAATTGATCGGAAAGGCGAAAACATGGAAGGATAAGATTCTGATTCTACTGAAGGCTCCCGGATGGCGCCCCGCGAATATCGGGCCTTCTCTCTTGCCTTCGCCGATCGATCGAGCACGTTATGCGAAATTTGATCCGGTCGTTTCCAATGAGAGAAGGATTTTCGGTGTGATCGAATTCTTTTTCTGGACGATTCTTTCACTTCTTACACTTCGGTTTTTCAAATCGGGAACCGTTCCCATTTGGAAACTTTTTCCCGTCGTCTTGTACTTAATCTATGGATTTCACCATACTGCAAAAATTTTGGACGGAAGGGAATGGAATCGAACTTCGCTGGGAATCCTCGCTTTCGGCGCCGTGATCGTTTCCTGGATTCTCTTTTTTCTTT
The Leptospira stimsonii DNA segment above includes these coding regions:
- a CDS encoding SDR family NAD(P)-dependent oxidoreductase, with translation MAKTAIITGGTVGIGYELSKLIAADGYNLILVARNEKTLKSVKKEIEASYKVKVDTLSLDLADPKSPKKIFDFTKKSKAIVEVLVNNAGFGTSGRFDRMDLKKELAMIQVNVTALTELTHLFLTGMVERKTGKILNVASTAAFQPGPNMANYYATKAYVLSLSEGIYEDVRKDGVTVTTLCPGPTKTEFFERAQITNSKLLNNPMAPIMGAKEVAEIGYKALKKGKAVVVAGTLNKILAQSVRITPRFIIRKIAKILNQNG
- a CDS encoding sterol desaturase family protein gives rise to the protein MQGSILDLAVPFFLVLIGIEVLYSYVSGKKVYRWNDTIADLSTGILFSLTGILVTIVSLWVYENFRIFCSLQTLFGVPEIPLGPPIAWDHTGIRFDFKNLGGWIFVFLAVDFVYYWFHRATHEINFLWACHVTHHSSEEFNLSVALRQSSFQRIFEYAFNLTIAFFGVPWQAFLFAHGILKIYQFWVHTRLIGKLGFLEEILVTPSHHRVHHGRDPKYIDKNHGGILIFWDRIFGSFAREEEEPIYGLTKPVTTFDPVYTNLHVYEEMSELIGKAKTWKDKILILLKAPGWRPANIGPSLLPSPIDRARYAKFDPVVSNERRIFGVIEFFFWTILSLLTLRFFKSGTVPIWKLFPVVLYLIYGFHHTAKILDGREWNRTSLGILAFGAVIVSWILFFL